One Xylanivirga thermophila DNA segment encodes these proteins:
- the pta gene encoding phosphate acetyltransferase, protein MDLMTEIRQNARQLKKTIVLPEAMDSRMLKAASQAKNEGLANIVLLGNADEINKKAAGLDLEGITIINPEKSDKSSYYVDQLVEIRKKKGMTHEKAAELIKNPLYYGAMMVKLGDADGMVAGAVNTTGDVLRPALQIIKTAPGISVVSSCFIMQVLYKEFGHDGVLLFADCAVNPSPTAEQLASIAVTSANTAKSLIGMEPKVAMLSFSTKGSAQHELVDKVVEATKLAKEMAPDVTIDGEIQADAALVKEVGSLKCPGSSVAGKANVLVFPDLQAANIGYKLVQRLGKAEAIGPVCQGMAKPVNDLSRGCSVEDVVNVIAITAVQAQNL, encoded by the coding sequence ATGGATTTGATGACTGAAATTCGCCAAAACGCTCGGCAATTAAAGAAGACTATTGTACTACCGGAAGCAATGGATTCTAGGATGCTAAAAGCAGCTAGCCAGGCTAAAAATGAAGGACTGGCAAATATTGTACTTTTGGGCAATGCAGATGAGATAAATAAAAAGGCTGCAGGTTTAGATTTAGAAGGTATAACTATAATAAATCCTGAAAAGTCGGATAAGTCTTCATATTATGTAGATCAATTAGTAGAAATACGAAAGAAAAAAGGCATGACCCATGAAAAAGCAGCGGAATTAATAAAGAATCCTTTGTATTATGGCGCTATGATGGTAAAATTGGGAGATGCAGATGGTATGGTAGCTGGTGCTGTAAATACTACAGGGGATGTATTACGCCCGGCACTTCAAATAATAAAAACTGCTCCTGGTATATCTGTGGTTTCAAGTTGCTTTATAATGCAGGTACTATATAAAGAATTTGGGCATGATGGTGTATTATTATTTGCAGATTGTGCAGTTAATCCATCTCCTACGGCAGAACAGCTCGCTTCTATTGCAGTAACATCTGCAAACACTGCAAAATCCCTTATAGGCATGGAACCAAAGGTCGCCATGTTATCCTTTTCTACAAAGGGCAGTGCACAGCATGAGCTAGTTGACAAAGTAGTTGAAGCAACAAAATTAGCCAAGGAAATGGCTCCTGATGTTACTATTGATGGAGAGATTCAAGCAGATGCAGCGTTGGTGAAGGAAGTTGGTTCACTGAAATGTCCAGGAAGCTCAGTAGCAGGAAAGGCTAATGTATTGGTATTCCCAGATCTTCAAGCTGCGAATATAGGTTATAAATTAGTCCAGAGGTTAGGTAAGGCAGAAGCTATAGGTCCTGTTTGCCAAGGTATGGCAAAGCCTGTAAATGATTTATCAAGGGGTTGCAGTGTTGAGGATGTAGTTAATGTAATAGCTATAACAGCAGTTCAAGCACAAAATCTATAA
- a CDS encoding acetate kinase: MKILVINAGSSSLKYQLIDMTDESVLAKGNAERIGIEDSILKHLPTGREKVEIPAPMKTHTEAMKLVIKTLINPEYGVIKDMDEIAAVGHRVLHGGAKIFQSVVVDDDVKKVIKENFDLGPLHNPANLMGIEACQDVMPNTPMVAVFDTAFHQTMPEEAYMYALPYEAYEKYSIRRYGFHGTSHRYISKRIAKLLGKSPESIKIITCHLGNGSSVAAINGGKCVDTSMGLTPLEGLPMGTRCGSIDPAIIPFLMEKEDMTPEEMNVYMNKKSGVLGISGLSSDFRDLEKAAIKGDKKATLALDMFCYSVKKYIGAYAAAMDGVDYIIFTAGIGENTPSVREKVCANLDYMGVKIDKKKNNQIPGKLGKEGCISANDSKVGIYVVPTNEELMIARDTVEILGL, from the coding sequence TTGAAAATACTTGTAATAAATGCTGGCAGTTCATCCCTTAAATATCAGCTAATCGACATGACAGATGAAAGTGTTTTAGCAAAGGGTAATGCCGAACGCATAGGGATAGAAGATTCTATATTAAAACATTTGCCCACGGGACGGGAAAAGGTGGAAATTCCTGCACCTATGAAAACCCATACTGAAGCTATGAAATTGGTTATTAAAACCCTTATTAATCCTGAATATGGAGTTATAAAAGATATGGATGAAATAGCTGCTGTAGGGCATAGGGTACTACATGGTGGAGCAAAGATTTTCCAATCTGTTGTGGTAGATGATGATGTAAAAAAAGTTATAAAAGAAAACTTCGATTTGGGACCTCTTCATAATCCTGCAAACTTAATGGGTATAGAGGCTTGTCAGGATGTTATGCCTAATACACCTATGGTAGCAGTTTTTGATACTGCTTTTCATCAAACTATGCCGGAAGAGGCATATATGTATGCTCTACCCTATGAAGCATATGAAAAATACTCCATAAGGCGATATGGATTTCATGGAACTTCCCATAGATATATATCAAAGCGTATAGCTAAGCTATTAGGTAAATCACCTGAATCCATAAAAATTATTACCTGTCATCTAGGCAATGGTTCAAGTGTCGCAGCTATAAACGGTGGTAAATGCGTGGATACAAGTATGGGACTGACACCATTAGAAGGATTACCAATGGGTACTAGATGTGGAAGCATTGATCCAGCTATAATACCTTTTTTGATGGAAAAGGAAGATATGACTCCTGAAGAGATGAATGTTTATATGAATAAAAAATCAGGTGTATTAGGTATATCTGGCTTAAGCAGCGATTTTAGGGATCTTGAAAAGGCGGCTATAAAAGGTGATAAAAAGGCTACTCTAGCTTTGGACATGTTTTGCTATAGTGTTAAGAAATATATAGGGGCTTATGCTGCTGCTATGGATGGAGTTGACTATATAATTTTTACTGCAGGTATAGGAGAAAATACTCCTTCTGTCCGAGAAAAAGTGTGTGCTAATTTAGATTACATGGGAGTAAAAATAGACAAGAAAAAAAATAATCAAATTCCTGGAAAATTAGGAAAAGAAGGCTGTATTTCAGCTAATGACTCAAAGGTAGGTATATATGTTGTTCCTACGAATGAGGAGTTAATGATTGCACGGGATACAGTTGAAATTTTAGGACTCTAA
- a CDS encoding YceD family protein, whose protein sequence is MIIDVSDILNQGDTSKKFCGNINLDDISFQGDSISFPEPLDISGYIKNTGESLEMYAKITGYMVLPCSRCSLLHKRPIDMPLNLRFKRNGEPIDSEDLDVFVYTNKQIKLDDIALEYILLDLPIKRLCNDECKGICPHCGINLNEHECDCVKEDIDIRMEALRGFFADKDKEV, encoded by the coding sequence TTGATAATAGATGTATCGGATATTTTAAATCAAGGAGATACGTCAAAAAAATTTTGTGGCAATATAAATCTGGATGATATTTCATTTCAAGGAGATAGTATATCGTTTCCAGAGCCGCTAGATATAAGCGGTTATATAAAAAACACAGGTGAGTCATTGGAAATGTATGCCAAGATAACTGGTTATATGGTATTGCCATGTAGCCGTTGTTCGCTTTTGCATAAAAGGCCTATAGATATGCCCTTAAATCTAAGGTTTAAGCGCAATGGAGAACCAATAGACTCAGAAGATCTAGATGTATTTGTTTATACAAATAAACAAATAAAGTTAGATGATATAGCACTAGAATATATATTGTTGGATTTACCCATCAAGCGCTTGTGCAACGATGAATGTAAGGGGATATGTCCCCATTGTGGTATAAACCTGAATGAACATGAATGTGATTGTGTAAAAGAGGATATTGACATTAGAATGGAAGCGCTGCGAGGGTTCTTCGCTGATAAAGATAAGGAGGTGTAG
- the rpmF gene encoding 50S ribosomal protein L32 — MAVPKHKTSKARRNKRRANWKLASPSVMACPQCGQPKLPHRACKSCGYYNKRQVIDVESAK; from the coding sequence ATGGCAGTACCAAAGCATAAAACTTCAAAAGCTAGGAGAAACAAGAGAAGGGCTAATTGGAAATTGGCATCCCCCAGTGTAATGGCATGCCCCCAATGTGGGCAACCAAAGCTGCCCCATAGAGCCTGCAAAAGTTGTGGCTATTATAACAAGAGACAAGTTATAGATGTAGAATCAGCTAAATAA
- the fapR gene encoding transcription factor FapR: MAKKLLPKRERQQKLIELLHSDPFVTDEELSECFNVSIQTIRLDRLELGIPELRERIKVVAEGNYAKLKSIEGKEIVGELIDIELGKSAISILQTDKSMVFEKSKVVRGHYIFAQAESLAIAVIDAKVALTGVANIKYKKPIYAGDKLIAKAEVMRQRGNKYFVWVRTKIKDEEAFRGKFILVSIE; this comes from the coding sequence TTGGCAAAAAAGTTATTGCCTAAAAGGGAGCGTCAGCAAAAGTTAATAGAGTTGTTGCATAGTGATCCTTTTGTTACTGATGAAGAATTAAGTGAATGCTTTAATGTGAGTATACAAACCATCAGGTTAGATAGATTGGAGTTAGGCATTCCAGAGCTTAGGGAGCGCATTAAAGTTGTGGCTGAAGGTAACTATGCTAAGCTAAAATCTATAGAAGGCAAGGAAATAGTAGGAGAACTAATAGATATAGAGCTTGGTAAGAGTGCTATATCCATACTTCAAACTGATAAAAGTATGGTATTTGAAAAATCAAAGGTAGTAAGGGGACATTATATATTTGCTCAGGCAGAATCACTTGCTATAGCAGTTATTGATGCAAAAGTTGCTCTAACAGGTGTAGCGAATATTAAATATAAGAAGCCAATATATGCAGGGGATAAATTGATAGCAAAAGCAGAGGTTATGAGGCAAAGGGGAAATAAATATTTTGTATGGGTGCGTACAAAGATAAAGGATGAAGAAGCTTTTAGAGGTAAATTTATTTTAGTTTCAATAGAATAG